The Aedes aegypti strain LVP_AGWG chromosome 3, AaegL5.0 Primary Assembly, whole genome shotgun sequence genome contains a region encoding:
- the LOC5567515 gene encoding putative sodium-dependent multivitamin transporter: MSSFGVWDYVVFIAMLLVSAGIGVYYRFSGGKQKTTTEYLLADRNMSIWPVSFSLMASFMSAITLLGVSNENYQFGTQFVVINFSYGLATPIAAYLFLPVFFKLQACSAYEYLEMRFGKKTRLAASLAYTLQMILYMGIAVYAPALALQAVTGLDQTYSILAIGIVCTFYSTIGGMKAVLFTDVFQSILMFAAIYAVIICAAVKAGGLAPIWEAAEKGGRLELWNFDPDPTARHTWWSLVIGGMFTYLSLYAVNQTQVQRLQTVKDLKSAQRALWLNWPILSLLSLSTSFSGLCIYYFYSTCDPLVQGRIKVRDQTMPLFVVDAMSNLPGLPGLFVSGIFSASLSSVSAALNSLAAVTLEDYLKPLYAKIKKRPLPDMQSSYPTKIMAFLYGMICLGVAFLAQFMGGVLQASLTIFGVVGGPLFALFTMGMFTKRANQRGAITGLALGIAFSLWIGFGQPRPAPKMLDFSVEDCDRFGGFNNTTPMVMALKANQPDSDYFYLYRLSYLWSVVMGYILTFVIGYGMSLILIWLGYQGTDRIYLDSSKTCINTDLFSPPVAKRMRRALAKHIENGGDIEIIKRNGLIKSDFTHI; encoded by the exons GAATACCTGCTAGCTGACCGGAACATGTCCATCTGGCCCGTCTCGTTCAGCTTGATGGCCAGCTTCATGTCGGCCATCACTCTGCTGGGCGTCTCCAACGAGAACTACCAATTCGGGACGCAGTTCGTGGTGATCAACTTCTCCTACGGGCTGGCAACTCCGATTGCGGCGTACCTTTTCCTGCCGGTATTCTTCAAACTGCAGGCCTGCAGTGCCTATGAG TACCTGGAAATGCGTTTCGGCAAGAAAACGCGCCTTGCGGCTTCACTAGCGTACACTCTGCAGATGATTCTCTACATGGGAATCGCGGTGTACGCTCCGGCACTGGCTCTACAAGCAGTTACCGGACTGGATCAAACGTACTCCATCCTGGCGATTGGAATAGTTTGCACCTTTTACTCAACTATCGGTGGGATGAAAGCAGTGCTGTTCACTGACGTTTTCCAATCGATTTTGATGTTTGCCGCCATCTATGCGGTCATTATCTGTGCTGCCGTTAAAGCTGGAGGCCTGGCACCTATCTGGGAAGCGGCAGAGAAGGGTGGACGATTGGAACTTTGGAA CTTTGATCCAGATCCAACAGCAAGACACACCTGGTGGTCGTTGGTCATCGGTGGAATGTTCACCTATCTATCGTTGTATGCGGTTAACCAGACACAAGTTCAACGGTTACAGACCGTTAAGGATCTCAAATCAGCTCAGCGTGCTTTGTGGCTCAACTGGCCAATTCTCTCACTTTTGAGTCTGAGTACTTCCTTCAGTGGCCTGTGCATCTACTACTTCTATAGCACTTGCGATCCTCTCGTACAAGGTCGTATCAAAGTACGCGATCAAACCATGCCACTATTCGTAGTGGACGCTATGAGCAATCTGCCTGGTTTGCCAGGCCTgttcgtttccggaattttctCCGCCAGTTTGTCGTCTGTCTCGGCTGCACTAAACTCACTAGCTGCTGTCACCCTTGAGGATTACCTGAAGCCTTTATATGCGAAGATCAAGAAAAGACCTCTACCAGATATGCAGTCAAGTTATCCTACGAAAATTATGGCTTTCCTGTACGGAATGATATGTCTCGGAGTTGCGTTCCTTGCGCAGTTCATGGGCGGCGTCTTGCAGGCGTCCCTGACCATATTCGGTGTAGTCGGAGGTCCGCTCTTTGCGCTTTTCACCATGGGAATGTTCACCAAGCGAGCAAATCAACGG GGCGCCATTACAGGTCTTGCTCTGGGTATAGCGTTTTCTCTGTGGATAGGTTTCGGTCAGCCAAGGCCTGCACCGAAGATGTTGGATTTTTCAGTCGAAGACTGTGATCGCTTCGGTGGTTTCAACAATACCACGCCAATGGTGATGGCACTCAAAGCAAATCAACCGGACTCAGACTACTTCTACCTTTACCGATTGTCCTATCTCTGGTCGGTCGTAATGGGATACATACTAACTTTTGTGATAGGCTACGGTATGAGTCTGATCCTTATCTGGTTGGGATACCAAGGAACGGATCGAATTTACCTCGATAGTTCTAAAACCTGCATCAATACGGATTTGTTTTCACCACCTGTGGCGAAACGCATGAGGCGAGCCCTTGCCAAACATATTGAAAACGGAGGCGAT ATTGAGATCATCAAAAGGAACGGACTAATCAAATCGGATTTCACCCACATTTGA
- the LOC5567519 gene encoding uncharacterized protein LOC5567519 yields MSQSNNIYLQSSPAVAFTVLSEILASSGFPIDEPDPRRIAQVLNPNKPAPPMVMVSIPVDDLVEEHYRETTPVKVSLAPPGDTVSHEQVPRSLHFAKGGAGGGPTTSTPLSTIPRMINLDHFNDVEMALLEQCSLIDEENMELSYLRQTLSLSMLEAEFLRMQLRMFNLKARSILELFQYCDGSNAGFCRCPEIRKRIFEMGILVQRQ; encoded by the exons ATGTCGCAATCCAACAACATTTACCTGCAAAGCTCCCCAGCAGTGGCCTTCACGGTGCTAA GCGAAATTTTGGCCAGCAGTGGCTTCCCGATCGACGAGCCGGATCCTCGCCGAATCGCTCAAGTACTCAACCCAAATAAACCTGCACCGCCCATGGTCATGGTTTCGATCCCAGTGGACGACCTTGTGGAGGAACATTATAGAGAAACGACACCGGTAAAGGTATCCCTCGCTCCACCCGGGGACACTGTTTCCCACGAACAAGTACCCCGTTCGTTGCATTTTGCCAAAGGTGGTGCTGGTGGTGGACCAACGACGAGTACTCCGCTCTCCACAATTCCCCGAATGATCAATCTTGACCATTTTAACGACGTTGAGATGGCACTGCTGGAACAGTGCTCGCTCATCGACGAGGAGAACATGGAACTGTCCTACCTGAGGCAAACGCTGTCGCTGAGCATGCTGGAAGCGGAGTTCCTGCGAATGCAGCTGAGGATGTTCAATCTGAAGGCGCGTTCCATTTTGGAACTGTTTCAG taCTGCGATGGCTCCAATGCCGGTTTCTGTCGTTGTCCTGAGATTCGCAAGCGTATCTTCGAGATGGGAATTTTGGTTCAACGCCAATGA
- the LOC5567548 gene encoding uncharacterized protein LOC5567548 — protein MVKASRVLLTLVTACYHWPLIAGQYYSINLGGGEEAIVAQPVAPPPSGGPVQEVRPKITPLDAMVDKTNHLGFRILYLHSKGNKNNIAFSPCALASILVALYEGADGKSASEIHENLVVPYDKDILRVGYRDIHRRLRSYFYRRENLLSGLSLSSENITIRPEYESILKFYGYDLENIPEMKMQTTTLAPTSPDYMETTTFITDYDMTSSEEEQSTTESIATTFDLSMGSAEPDGDGSTTTESEQQSEETETTTVTIDANDAETTTASEDETTEEETSETPAEDEQTEEPTEEPATEGGEKRRRNLRKRGQKQSQVHRRQSQANYRRRMLRARRSPEEFDLVSHQRFLQNFLLQDVTTASPFAAFPAFSERSNQFQQDRLLDDTIEHNFYLSETETVKVPYKIYNTILKYAYIDRLQSTVLELELDSDDYKLIIILPDYEFGMSNLMKLLQNGENVPNMRDIVKQMAPSWVKTIVPKFTLKGNIILTSDLQNMGINDVFEPARADFTPMTEDPLIYAKHIEQSININIRTQSLQQLKRFTSLYKNPIELAINYPFLFCILDKELDLALITGRILNPLNSRIH, from the exons ATGGTTAAGGCCAGTAGAGTTCTACTAACGTTAGTCACCGCGTGCTATCACTGGCCACTGATCGCCGGCCAGTACTACAGTATAAACCTAGGCGGTGGTGAAGAAGCTATTGTAGCTCAACCCGTTGCTCCTCCACCATCCGGAGGGCCCGTTCAGGAAGTGAGACCCAAAATTACACCGCTCGACGCCATGGTCGACAAGACCAATCATCTGGGTTTCCGGATACTGTATCTGCATTCGAAGGGGAATAAAAACAATATTGCATTTTCGCCATGTGCTCTAGCCAGTATATTGGTGGCGTTGTACGAAGGCGCCGATGGGAAAAGTGCATCTGAAATACACGAGAATCTGGTGGTACCGTACGATAAGGATATCTTGCGAGTCGGCTATCGGGACATTCATCGGCGGTTGAGGAGCTATTTCTACCGTAGGGAAAATCTTCTCAGTGGGTTGAGTTTGAGCAGTGAAAATATAACGATACG ACCTGAATATGAATCGATCCTCAAATTCTACGGCTACGATCTGGAAAACATTCCAGAAATGAAAATGCAGACCACCACCCTTGCTCCAACTTCGCCAGATTACATGGAGACGACTACTTTCATTACCGATTATGATATGACCTCCAGCGAAGAGGAACAGTCAACCACGGAATCGATCGCAACTACTTTCGATTTGAGCATGGGTTCTGCGGAACCAGACGGAGACGGCTCCACCACTACCGAATCGGAACAACAATCCGAAGAGACTGAAACTACAACCGTAACTATAGATGCTAACGATGCGGAGACCACTACCGCATCGGAAGACGAAACCACTGAAGAAGAAACTTCAGAAACTCCAGCAGAAGATGAACAAACGGAGGAGCCTACTGAGGAACCGGCTACCGAAGGTGGCGAAAAAAGACGACGAAATCTTCGTAAACGAGGACAAAAGCAGAGCCAAGTGCACAGACGACAATCTCAAGCCAACTACCGAAGAAGAATGTTGCGAGCTAGGCGAAGCCCTGAAGAGTTTGACCTGGTTAGCCATCAACGGTTCTTGCAAAATTTCCTTCTACAGGATGTAACAACTGCCTCACCATTTGCCGCATTCCCCGCTTTCTCAGAACGGTCTAATCAGTTCCAGCAGGATCGGCTATTGGACGACACTATCGAGCATAACTTCTACCTGAGCGAAACGGAAACGGTCAAAGTGCCTTATAAGATTTACAACACTATATTGAAGTACGCTTACATTGATCGACTTCAGTCCACGGTGCTTGAACTGGAACTAGATTCCGATGACTATAAGCTGATAATCATACTTCCCGATTACGAATTCGGCATGAGCAATCTTATGAAACTATTGCAAAACGGCGAGAACGTACCAAATATGAGAGATATCGTAAAACAGATGGCACCTTCGTGGGTCAAAACGATTGTACCAAAGTTCACGCTAAAAGGAAACATCATTCTTACAAGCGACCTGCAAAAC ATGGGTATCAACGACGTGTTCGAGCCAGCGCGTGCCGACTTCACACCCATGACGGAAGACCCGTTGATCTACGCCAAGCACATCGAACAGTCTATCAATATCAACATCCGGACACAATCGCTGCAGCAGCTCAAGA gatttacGTCACTGTATAAAAACCCTATCGAGCTGGCCATCAACTACCCATTTTTATTCTGCATACTTGACAAGGAGTTGGACCTGGCACTGATCACCGGACGGATATTGAATCCGTTAAACTCGCGAATCCATtaa